GCGAATTTCATTTGATGTTAATAATGCTATAAATTCAGTTATATTGAGGATGTTTAGTACAGGAAATGAACTTTGTTTTAAAGCATTAAAATGTTTATCATTTGTAACTAAAATAGCATTGTTTTGTAAAGCACAATCTACAAACTTATTATCATCTATATCAGAATTTATTAATTGCCATTTATAATGTATAGTTGAAAATATTGTTGTTGGATTGATTAAAACTGCATTAATAAAAAAATCTGCTGTTTGAGCATTATATTTTTTTTTTAAGATTTCTTCATACTCTAATAAAATTTCATTAGAAATACATAAACAAAACGCATCATTAAAATAAGATTCAATAATAGCATGATAAGCAGATGTACTTGCTAATGAACTTACAATGATATTGGTATCTAAAACTATTTGCAACATTACTCTTTATTCAACCAGTTATCGAAATCAGTTGGCGTATAATTTTTTTCATTAGCAACTTTAGTAGCTTCGTTAACAGCTTTTTTTAAAAAGTATTTAGATAGTAATTGTTTTATTTCCAATAATTCTTCATCATTTACACCAGAAGCGTACAATTTAAGTAGCTCTAATTGTAAGTTACTTAAGTTTGATTGAATTGTTGAATTACTCATTTGATACTTTTAAAGTTAATAATTTTTTCCTTTATCTCATTCACTAATTAAAAAACTACCCAACACTACCTTCTAAACTTATGGCTAATAATTTTCTAGCTTCTACTGCAAACTCCATAGGTAAGTTGTCCATTACTTCTTTACAAAAACCATTCACTATCATTTCTACAGCTTGTTCTTCGTCAATGCCTCTCTGCTGAAAATAAAATAAAATATCTTCACCAATTTTAGAAGTCGTAGCTTCATGTTCTACCTTCGCACTTTTATTGCTTACTTCCAAATAAGGAAATGTATGCGCACCACTCGTATCAGTCATTAGTAAAGAGTCGCATTGCGAAAAGTTTCTAGCATTTTCAGCTTTTTTATGAATCTTTACCAAGCCTCTGTACGAATTATCACTATATCCAGCAGAAATACCTTTAGACACAATTCTACTTTTAGTATTTTTTCCAATGTGTATCATTTTGGTACCAGTATCGGCTTGTTGTTTGTTATTGGTAACAGCCACAGAATAAAATTCACCAATACTATTGTCGCCAGCCAAAATACAAGAAGGATATTTCCATGTAATAGCCGAACCCGTTTCTACTTGTGTCCACGATATTTTACTATTGTTGCCTTTGCAAATGCCTCTTTTAGTAACAAAATTATAAATACCACCTTTACCATTTTTATCGCCAGGATACCAATTTTGTACCGTAGAATATTTTATTTCGGCATTATCGTGTGCAATTAGTTCTACCACAGCAGCGTGCAACTGATTTTCATCTCGCATTGGTGCTGTACAACCTTCTAAGTACGACACATAACTGCCTTCGTCTGCAACTAAAAGCGTTCTTTCAAACTGACCACTTCCTGCAGAATTTATTCTAAAGTAAGTCGAAAGTTCCATAGGACAACGAACACCTTTTGGAATGTAACAAAACGAACCATCAGAAAAAACAGCACTATTTAAAGCAGCATAAAAATTATCGTTTTGAGGAACAACAGAACCAATATATTGTTTCACTAAATCTGGATGATGTTTAATGGCTTCGCTCATAGAGCAAAATATTATACCTAGTTCTTTTAATTTATCTTGAAAAGTAGTCTTTACCGAAACGGAATCAAAAACCACATCAATCGCTACGCCACTTAATCTTTTTTGTTCATCGAGAGATATGCCTAACTTTTCAAAAGTTTTTAATAACTCAGGATCTACTTCATCTAAACTACTCAATTCTTTCTTTGGTTTAGGAGCAGAGTAATAGATTATTTCTTGAAAATCAACTTCAGGAAAATCGACTTTAGCCCAGTGTGGTGCTTTCATCTTTTGCCATGTCTTAAAAGCTTTTAGTCGCCAATTTAACATCCATTCTGGTTCTTCCTTTTTGGCAGAAATAAACCGAATAATGTCTTCATTGATACCTTTAGGAGCTTGTTCTTGTTCTATTTCGGTTACAAAACCATATTTATATTCGGAAGAAGTAATCTCGTCTAATATTTCATCTTGTGTACTCATAACTTATTTAAACTGATTCTAAATAGACTGCAATATTACCCAATTTTTGGTAAAAAAGCAACCTTTTATATGTGATGATTATGTAAAAGGTAGTTTTTATAATAGTGTTTATTTAGAGCTAAATTTTAGGTAACAGCCACCAAGATAGCTGATGTTTTAATAAAACTAAGTGATGATAATACAAAGTAAAACCACTTTAAAGTTAAGCCAAGCTGCTAAAAAACTAAGCCAGTTAATTAAAAATGTAAACCGAGTCACTTCAAATCCAAACCAAGTTAGGATAAAACCTAAGCTGACTTATGTTTTAAGTAGGTAGGTGTACTTAAAACACTAATCAAGTTAAGGTAAAAAGTAAACCAAGTTTAGTTAAAACATTAAGCCAATTTATGTTTGAGGTGGTATATACCACTTGTATAAGTAGGTAAGTCTACTTAAAACCCAAACCAAGTTAGGGTAAAAGGTAAACTGAGTTAATGTTTTAAGTGGGGTGGAGTACTCAAAATCTAAGTGAAACTGACAAAATGGGTGGCTACCCCCCCTTCCGAAGTGGGGGTGGGTACTTCTGAAGTGGAGTAAATTGTTAATTTTATGCCAAAATGGCAGTTTTAGTGTGTTTTGTTTTAGTAAGGAAGAATGACGAAGCTATCTCTCTTTACCAACAGCGTAGCAATTTAACCTTTTTGTTATTAATAAAGAGATATTTTGTTCGTATCTCACCCAATATAAATGGAGATAAAAATATATTTTTCATTTTTAGTATAGTAAAATAATATAGATTAA
Above is a genomic segment from Chitinophagales bacterium containing:
- the sufB gene encoding Fe-S cluster assembly protein SufB codes for the protein MSTQDEILDEITSSEYKYGFVTEIEQEQAPKGINEDIIRFISAKKEEPEWMLNWRLKAFKTWQKMKAPHWAKVDFPEVDFQEIIYYSAPKPKKELSSLDEVDPELLKTFEKLGISLDEQKRLSGVAIDVVFDSVSVKTTFQDKLKELGIIFCSMSEAIKHHPDLVKQYIGSVVPQNDNFYAALNSAVFSDGSFCYIPKGVRCPMELSTYFRINSAGSGQFERTLLVADEGSYVSYLEGCTAPMRDENQLHAAVVELIAHDNAEIKYSTVQNWYPGDKNGKGGIYNFVTKRGICKGNNSKISWTQVETGSAITWKYPSCILAGDNSIGEFYSVAVTNNKQQADTGTKMIHIGKNTKSRIVSKGISAGYSDNSYRGLVKIHKKAENARNFSQCDSLLMTDTSGAHTFPYLEVSNKSAKVEHEATTSKIGEDILFYFQQRGIDEEQAVEMIVNGFCKEVMDNLPMEFAVEARKLLAISLEGSVG
- a CDS encoding putative toxin-antitoxin system toxin component, PIN family — encoded protein: MLQIVLDTNIIVSSLASTSAYHAIIESYFNDAFCLCISNEILLEYEEILKKKYNAQTADFFINAVLINPTTIFSTIHYKWQLINSDIDDNKFVDCALQNNAILVTNDKHFNALKQSSFPVLNILNITEFIALLTSNEIR